A part of Ooceraea biroi isolate clonal line C1 chromosome 10, Obir_v5.4, whole genome shotgun sequence genomic DNA contains:
- the LOC105283696 gene encoding uncharacterized protein LOC105283696, translating into MRIKGLLLLLICIAGSSIVFVAFSNQRPSIQTLVTETHKQLRSFQENLKDVEEKRLVTDSKYLALLGLDGQASTTPASLKPQNVTVVSLIRPGNEQYVYGFVRNVSHFLPNNSIVIYSVGLNEDSLQNVRLACNSTRCNVIHFDLSPFPAHVEDDTLHVYRPLVIQTALNTLGSIIYMDLNVRLNSSDISKYLCPKSGILTWPTRHAISSLTHPKMYEYFHASAESFFFLPLIRASHLVISNFKDIRESVMLPWVQCALTRDCISPIGAQSAGCRFNKKPQYRYSGCHAYDTSALNIVLGLHFNFDDTHYVHKERETYFNKIQPEEITEEYLMITRQNNATETNARSLISER; encoded by the exons ATGCGTATCAAGGGCCTGCTACTGTTGCTGATCTGCATAGCAGGGAGCAGCATTGTCTTCGTCGCCTTCAGCAATCAGCGACCTTCCATACAGACTCTGGTGACAGAGACACACAAACAGCTACGGAGCTTCCAG GAAAATTTAAAAGACGTTGAGGAGAAACGTCTCGTGACGGATTCCAAATATCTTGCGCTGCTTGGTCTGGATGGGCAGGCAAGCACCACGCCGGCCAGTCTTAAACCTCAGAATGTGACGGTGGTGTCGCTCATCAGGCCTGGAAATGAGCAATACGTTTATGGCTTCGTTAGAAATGTCAGCCATTTTTTGCCAAATAATAGTATTGTGATTTATAGTGTCGGTTTAAACGAGGATTCTTTACAAAATGTTAGACTCGCTTGTAACTCTACCAGATGTAATGTGATTCACTTTGATCTAAGCCCGTTCCCTGCTCACGTCGAAGACGACACGCTGCATGTTTATAGACCCTTAGTTATTCAA ACAGCTTTAAATACGCTAGGTAGTATAATCTATATGGACTTGAACGTGCGTCTGAACTCGTCAGACATCTCGAAATATCTCTGTCCAAAATCCGGGATCCTGACTTGGCCTACGAGGCATGCCATCAGCTCTCTGACGCATCCAAAGATGTACGAGTATTTTCATGCCTCCGCCGAgagtttcttctttctcccaCTGATTAGAGCGTCACACTTGGTAATTAGCAATTTTAAGGATATTAGAGAGAGTGTAATGCTGCCTTGGGTCCAGTGCGCATTGACGAGGGACTGTATCTCTCCCATtg GTGCGCAATCAGCGGGCTGTAGGTTCAATAAGAAACCGCAGTATCGGTATTCCGGCTGTCACGCGTACGACACTTCCGCGTTAAATATAGTGCTGGGGTTGCATTTCAATTTCGACGATACGCACTATGTGCACAAGGAACGGGAGACTTACTTCAATAAGATTCAGCCAGAAGAAATCACCGAGGAGTACCTCATGATTACGCGGCAGAACAACGCCACCGAGACCAATGCCAGGAGCTTAATATCGGAGCGTTGA
- the LOC105283774 gene encoding ejaculatory bulb-specific protein 3, translating into MVKLIQIALVVAIMLACIFAKPIELYSDKYDYIDIWTVLKNNRLRQQYYQCFTGDGPCTTAPARHFKGTYMKRKKEIKDTIIHMFYTYHIENYLPHAFATQCKRCTEKQKEMFAAIVAWYVTHSPKEWQHLVKKLEERGKNLQNNPK; encoded by the exons ATGGTGAAGCTCATACAAATCGCGCTGGTGGTAGCGATCATGCTAGCGTGCATTTTCGCGAAACCGATAGAGCTGTATTCGGACAAGTATGATTACATTGACATCTGGACGGTCCTCAAAAATAACAGATTGCGACAGCAATATTACCAGTGCTTCACTGGAGATGGTCCATGCACCACAGCTCCTGCCAGACACTTCAAAGGTACGTA TATGAaacgaaaaaaggaaataaaagatacaATAATACATATGTTTTATACATATCACATTGAAA ATTACTTACCCCATGCTTTTGCAACTCAATGCAAGAGATGCACAGAAAAACAAAAGGAAATGTTTGCTGCAATAGTGGCCTGGTATGTCACGCATTCTCCAAAGGAATGGCAACATCTTGTTAAAAAGCtggaagaaagagggaaaaatttacaaaataatcctaaataa